In Lytechinus variegatus isolate NC3 chromosome 13, Lvar_3.0, whole genome shotgun sequence, the DNA window AAGGcaggaggtggggggggggggaaacagAAGATCCATAAGATATCCTAAGTATGATGAATGATGTGAGTGTTATAGTTAttggttagattttttttaagtgctctaTTGAAGCTATGAATAGTTGGCTTATTTCGTAAAGTTTGCGGAAGTGAATTCCAAAGTTTGATACCAGAAGATATGAACAGTTTGTTTGTTAATAATGTCCTTGTTCTAGGTAAATGGAAAAGTCCAGCAGATCTTGTAGGGTAgtgatgtacatttatatttcgTGTGAACATAGAATAAAATACGTCTGGTAGTTCATCTTTACTAAGGTTGAACATAAAAGATCCAAGATTATAATGGTAAAGATCATGTATCTTAAGAATTCCATGAGTTTTTAAAAGCACATTCGTATGTGCCCGATAATGAGAATGGCAAATAACGCGCAAagcttttttctgaagtagcaaaagtctattcaaatgaaaatcagcACAACTCCCCCATGCAATAATACAAAAGTTCAAATGCGGGAGTATCAGCGTAGAGTATAAGTTTAATAATATACGAGTCGGGAAATAGAATTtaactttatttataattccaatatttcttgaaattattttgcatgTGTTATCTATATGTTCTTTCCATGACAGTCTGTCGTCGATAGTTACTCCTAGAAATTTCGTACTTAATACTctttgaatattaatattatcaaaaGTAATGTTACCTGGGAGTTCATCAATGATATTGCTGAAGagcatgtaatttgttttaGTGAGATTAAGCGATAATTTGTTGGCTTTTATCCACTCTGAGACTAGTTTTAATTCTTTATTGAGTGTGTCAAGTAAATGCGATCGAGATTATAATATTTGCCAGTTGAGAGTGCGACACAAGTATGTTACATGTTCggtcattttcatttcactaTCAAAAACAACTCCTAAATCCTTAATGGTTGAAGATAATGGAATATCTGtgtcattaaaagaaaaagaaagttcaaGGAACCGATTAAGGTGTGGAGGAGATGCAGCAACAAACACCTCTGTTTTacaagaatttaatttcaatctatTATCAACAAGCCACGATTGAATGTCAGAcaaacattttgaatataacaaaCAAATTGCCACTTGACTCCTAACTCGTTGTCCCTTTAAAAAGTCAGGTTAATATTCACAGCTTGTCATGGGATATTTCTCGTTTGTCAAGGATGATGTCGATGACGCAATACAAGACGAGTGTCACGAAAGACAAAATGGCAGATCCCCTAAACAGATTCCTGGCTCCAAAGTTGTCGTAGATGACTCCGCCAAGAATGATTCCGACTCCCTTTCCTGTGgataaaacatacatttttgttgtaaaaatggACAAAGGAATAAAATAGTGTTCTCTGTTCTCATCTCTGTTGTATATTAAGCACATTTGGCCTCGACGAGTCTAGCACTGCTATAAAGTAGTAGTTTCATATCGGCGTCAAGAGAGAGTTAGGCTTTGCCCAGCGACGCACGATTTCCAGAACACGCAGTAAATGTATTGCAAATTCCCctcaaatgacaataaacagttGGGAGGCCTTCGCCAAAAATTTGAGAACAAGAACATTCATCCTAaatttcggagctgacgaaaaaattGCGAATATGTCGTCTGTCCAGAGTCCAAGCAAGACGATTCTGTTGCTTTGACTCACCAATTTTCGACTTCTTGGTTGCTCTTTGTtaagaagaaaatttgacaatacatttttctAGGTTCTTGGAAGCCCTCTCCGTCACGGTACGAAAACATCTTAATCGAAATCACCCAGTCGGAATGAATCGGGATATTGAAGTATTAACGTACTGGCTGCCTGCCTGCGCAAAAGTTTTGGATATCAACTTGATAAGGACGTTCGTCCACGGCAGACGGATTTACAGGTTAGGGTCCCGGCGAGTAACTGGGTGGTGGGGGAAGTGACCTTTTCCCtcattttcaataaacatgtgtaaacatgtaaaaatgaccatatgacccGCTGACAATACTTACCTAAACCGAAGAAGGTGCTGAACGTGAGTGACTGCATGGTGGCCGCCAGTTCGGGAGGGGAGCTTTGATGGATAAAGAAGACTGCATTCGGCCACATTGACCCATGGGTAATCCCATGAAGAAGTTCAATTGGTAGGACGGTCCAAGGATTCTGCAGGAGGGAGTAACCGACAGACCTTAATGAGAAGCCGATGAGAGCAATTCCAAGGACAGTTCGGTGACCAATCTTTTCTCTGATCTTTGATGCATACATCATTAAGACCACCTCTGATGAGCAAGAAACTGTCAAGCACAAACCCATAACAGTTGCCTCTCCATCTATTTCTGctagaaacaaaaataaatatgtctCGAAGAACGCAAACATGATTCCCATTGAGAGCATGACGGTAAAGAAAACGATCACCTTTGGTTTCAAAAGGACATCTTTCGCGTCCATGGCTAAAGATTTCGTGGTTCGTTGCTTAACGCGGATTGGGATAAAAGAAACAGTTGCTGTACAGAGTGCAAATAGGGTTACAAAGAGAACAAATGCAGGAAGATAGACGTTGAATGCGTTTGGATGGGCAGCAGTATATGCGGAGACAGCGATACCTGAGAGAGGTGCAAGAGCGCCATATGCTATACTTGCAAACATCCGTTGGCGCCCGTACTGAAAATTTTGTCCTGTTTCTTTATATTCGTCTATGAGTGTAATCGTAAACGTATCAATAAGAGTTTCAGCTGAACCTTGAAACATTCTACCAATGACGCATATCAGAAACATAATCacaaaaatgtcataatttcccTCTTGGGAGATTATTTCATAGTTGTCTTGATCTAGCAATTGAGTCGTCCCGTTTATTATCACCAGAAGTGCCTTGCCGAATGAATTGTTGCAATTTACTAATAGATATTTATCGCACTCTATTACATGTCTACGATATTGGTATTCACATGCCTTTGACAAGTCATcacaaaacatacatgtatcgtCTGGAGCACCACCATCCACGTTCTCATCTCCCCTATTCTCGCGATCAGAATCTGTATCTGTTGCAAGACCAGTGAATGAACATTCAAGGATATCCTCCAGAAACGCTGCAGCAGTCGATGTATTTAGAATCTTGATATTTGAGGACTTGCAAGCATTTTCATCCACAAACTCCTTGAATTCCGAGTACGTTGCGTTCTGGGATTTACAAGTAGGAATCCCGGTTGTCATATTAAGATGCTGACGATAGAAGATACCAAATAACTGTCCTGTGTTAGATGTTGAGATGGTCGCGTTTAGTTCGGTATGATGTGAATTTATGCCAGTACTGATTTGGGGTGAAAGAAAGGGCATGAAAACAGAATTCCCGTAAACTATAGCTGTTCCATAGAGGCACATGAGAAGCATCGCTTTGTGCTTATTGAACTTATCCGATATTGTCCCGCATAGCAAGGACGCCACAACGCCAAATAAAGGTCCAAGGGTTGTGACTTTACCAATCTCTATCACAGAAAGGCCGAGATATGACATATAGACCGGAAGGAAGGGCATCAAGCTCACCTGACCTGGAAAGGAATGAGAGATGCCGTATATAAGAAGGCATTGCGTACGTCGCTGCCGGGCGGGGTcggagaagggggggggaggggttgccCCTCGGAAAGACCTTCTATGATTAAAAGtgtgaatgaataaatcaatctgCAAAACAAAGGCAAAGATTTCCAtttccaatgttttttttattacatgagTAATTAATTGATAAATCAGTCTTGAATAGCACCTTATATGGCCTTGAATTCATTTACTCAGTCAACAAATTAGATGCCATTCAAAGTGACCGTGTCAAATGACGACAAGGAAGTCACTGAAGGTTTTATGTATCATCATTCGTCGgtgtaaatttcatttcaacCCTATCATCGAGGAGATGTAAACCTGAGAAACggagttttttttcatttaatatcaataatcaaatatgttatattatatatatacaaaatatgtgtgggtgtgtgcgttTACATGTGCGTGTAAAGGGCCCTAATTCTTACGTGTTTGGGTGCAGCAGGCAAACACTATTAAACACTTGGAAGAAGgaataacgatttttttttctctttttcaataTAGGAGGAGTCCTATCTGCACCCAAACACGTTAGGTTTAGGGTCCTATTACAcacgcatatatatatatatatatatatatatatatttatatatacagagagagagagagagtgccAAAGCCAAGTTTAAATTGGCCAAAGAGAAACAAACGGTAAGATCTTACCACCACCAAAGAGGAAATGAGTAGTTTTTACAGCTAAGAAGATTCTGGTTCCATTTTTCTTTGGCTGATCTATAAGACGAATTCAagttcaaagtaaaaaaataatagacttgtaaataataatgataatctaaaaatttataaatttttatcaagttcaaagtaaaaaaataatagacttgtaaataataataatctaaaaatttataaatttttatttgcaaaaaattgaatttatcaGAATGACTAAAAGGGAATACTGAGacaaatagagaaaaaacattagtattttcttttaaaacaaaatacactCATTTGCAGGGGTAATTTACGATCTCCGTGGATAAAATAACCGTGTACTATTTACATTTGCGTCAATCATAATTTGCGCTATAATATAAGGCTACCGCACAAAGTACCACTGGTCCACGATTCGATTTTGAAACGAATCAAATTTGCTAATTTTTTGAAactctgaatgaaaattatttctttattcgaGGTCAAATTAGCTgcaagaatactaatataacaattttggatgattgcaagccttcattttggagtaaatcccaaattggtttcaaatccTATACATATAAAGCCAATCATACGACTGATACATATCATAACGACTAGATAATCAATCCGCTTTTATTCTAACAAATACTATCGCAccgtgaaataatttttttattttaacataaatattcgtacgatgattaaGAACTTTGTGCAGTAAGAtgttccatgtctcaatattagatatttttttttattaagttttaGTCCACAATCAGACCAAATGTAAAGTGtgcagtgctttatcatcttgactcaaaatgaaaaaaaacccaaaatgtCTGGATAAAAATGTCAATAATTATCATCCTTGTGAGCTATGTCAGAATATCATATCGTCATCCTACCTTCAGAATGATCTACGCCACCATATTTGCCTCGGTTGTGTTCGTTATCGGTATCAATGCCGACATCTTCATGAGTCTCGGCTCGACAGCGCCTTCCATTTAATGGTTGACTTAACGGTTCAAGTTCGATAACCCCTGCACTATTGCTGCCGTGGACATCGTTTTTGTTGACCTGATCGTGGTCGATGAAGAAGtgatcctcatcatcaccatcggaCACCCGGGAGGATAGGCTTACTATTTCTGAGTCACCAAGGATGTAATCCACCCCCTTCTCGTCAAACTTTTTCTGATTAGTCATTTCAGCAGTATCTTCATCAGGCACTATCGTATCTACACAATTTTCaagtgagaaagaaaaatcCTACTCGGGCATACACCTTTTTGCTCGGTTGCTTTAGTTTTTTCTGTATTCTGGACCTTTCTCTGTCTTCCTTTTCCTTCGAGTGACACAAAATGCCCTACATCAGTCTCTCATCGGATATCATCAATGTCACATCCTCACTCATTTAAGAATATACTATTTACAAATCCCTCACGTCGATTGTATCAATAGCAAATCTCTGATCAAGCTGACACGTAAGAGTTCAAGATCACTTTGAGGTCACTCGACAATGGACACGGATTTGATCTAGGACTGTAAACAGTAATAAAATCCTTTCGATGGCCATTGTCACGATTGCCAATCACTCACCAGAAAACTATAAGTCCAATATAACTGACCTTTAGACAAATTAAATAATGTTGACCATCCGCCCCAGATCAGGTGATCATTTATATTTAAGGGTCTTttttaggaggggggggggtatcgaAAACTCATTGAAAAATCGCGAGTCTTTTAACATTTAGTTCTTAGAATTACTTTTGAATAAGAACTACAAAACGTATCTTTTCCCCAAAAATactcaaatttagggggtgttttTG includes these proteins:
- the LOC121426023 gene encoding major facilitator superfamily domain-containing protein 6-like — protein: MTNQKKFDEKGVDYILGDSEIVSLSSRVSDGDDEDHFFIDHDQVNKNDVHGSNSAGVIELEPLSQPLNGRRCRAETHEDVGIDTDNEHNRGKYGGVDHSEDQPKKNGTRIFLAVKTTHFLFGGGQLFGIFYRQHLNMTTGIPTCKSQNATYSEFKEFVDENACKSSNIKILNTSTAAAFLEDILECSFTGLATDTDSDRENRGDENVDGGAPDDTYEYKETGQNFQYGRQRMFASIAYGALAPLSGIAVSAYTAAHPNAFNVYLPAFVLFVTLFALCTATVSFIPIRVKQRTTKSLAMDAKDVLLKPKVIVFFTVMLSMGIMFAFFETYLFLFLAEIDGEATVMGLCLTVSCSSEVVLMMYASKIREKIGHRTVLGIALIGFSLRSVGYSLLQNPWTVLPIELLHGITHGSMWPNAVFFIHQSSPPELAATMQSLTFSTFFGLGKGVGIILGGVIYDNFGARNLFRGSAILSFVTLVLYCVIDIILDKREISHDKL